In Notolabrus celidotus isolate fNotCel1 chromosome 22, fNotCel1.pri, whole genome shotgun sequence, one genomic interval encodes:
- the golga5 gene encoding golgin subfamily A member 5, whose translation MSWFTDLAGKAEDFLNKVDQGAATALTLNQERSSSFSSPYEGESIIKPEYNTSDYKTSTAVSHHTYSSSHDAPSFISSAAGNIKRSSATLLAGTANVPSTASASNSGAPNSAKPSSGFVRPKKSEQDVDDDMLFDFLNSSDPPDSSRRDSRRELVKAVVPVMEAQNLTPPRSTTPHTVPSAPSTPPSTRGVSRASSMSSLSAHSVKTSEESSAKEQSQETPESSDSGLAVPQESSRQEPSPLLPPPPPPPPSEEPQSQIMSSLRLENQLLRSEVSSLNQEMASIIQRAKDLQEELNQTRLRADRRNSEQSQSDRMLREFRSQVDDLTETLSAKDGQLAVLKIRLDEADQMLKTRNAALDEVQREKSRIIQDHSQGSSMHNQALETIQERLREADLSLRREQDNFRQMQSEYAGRLSKVEAERQTLAETVTAAERRAAEEKLRADDLQQQLKSSKNAAESAKQELQDYKHKASRILQSKEKLISSLKEGSGLDTLDGSGAMSLELEDLRHDKELQREEIQKLQGQVHTLRIEIQDLENQGLTEAETWREQQVQLEEQQAAQHRAKQEVEAEMERYKQELQYVEEEQHRAKATLQSRVKDREDEIQKLRNQLTNKTLSNSQAELENRLHQLTETLIQKQTMLEALGTEKSSLVFQLERLEQQLKNAQGGQSGGQAINMSGLEGAGARQRSTPVLFSDQDAPGMYGQVRKAASTIDRFSIRLGIFLRRYPMARIFVILYMAILHLWVMIVLLTYTPEMHHNHPDGR comes from the exons ATGTCCTGGTTCACTGACTTGGCCGGTAAAGCTGAAGACTTCCTGAATAAAGTGGACCAGGGAGCTGCTACCGCCCTGACCCTCAACCAGGAGAGAtcgtcctccttctcctccccgtATGAAGGAGAATCAATCATCAAACCAGAGTACAACACTTCAGATTATAAGACCAGCACAGCTGTATCACATCACACCTATTCCTCCTCTCACGATGCCCCGAGCTTCATCTCTTCAGCCGCTGGAAACATCAAGAGATCCAGTGCGACTCTGCTGGCCGGCACCGCCAACGTGCCCAGCACCGCCTCCGCTTCGAACAGCGGCGCCCCGAACTCTGCCAAACCCTCGTCTGGGTTTGTGAGGCCCAAAAAGAGCGAGCAGGACGTGGACGACGACATGTTGTTTGACTTTCTGAACAGCTCGGATCCTCCTGACAGCAGCAGGCGGGACTCAAGAAGAGAACTTGTGAAAGCGGTGGTGCCGGTCATGGAGGCCCAGAACCTGACACCGCCTCGTTCCACCACACCTCATACGGTTCCATCCGCCCCGTCCACGCCACCCTCCACCAGGGGGGTTTCCAGGGCCTCCAGTATGAGCTCTCTGTCTGCTCACAGCGTCAAAACATCGGAGGAGAGCTCGGCGAAAGAACAAAGTCAAG aaacacctgagagTTCAGACTCAGGCTTGGCCGTCCCTCAGGAGTCCAGCAGACAGGagccctctcctcttcttcctcctcctcctcctcctcctccctcagaggagCCTCAGAGTCAGATCATGTCCAGTCTGCGTCTGGAGAACCAGCTGCTGCGTAGCGAGGTGTCCTCCCTCAACCAGGAGATGGCTTCAATCATCCAGAGAGCAAAAGACCTCCAAGAGG AGCTGAACCAGACCCGCCTTCGAGCAGACCGGCGGAACTCGGAGCAGTCTCAGAGCGACAGGATGTTACGGGAATTTCGGTCGCAGGTTGATGACCTCACAGAAACCCTCTCTGCCAAAGACGGTCAGCTTGCGGTCCTGAAGATCCGACTGGATGAAGCGGATCAGATGCTGAAGACTCGTAACGCTGCATTAGACGAGGTTCAGAGGGAGAAGTCGAG GATCATTCAGGACCACTCACAGGGGAGCAGCATGCATAACCAGGCTCTGGAAACCATCCAGGAGAGACTGCGTGAGGCTGACCTCTCCCTCAGGAGGGAACAGGACAACTTCCGGCAGATGCAG AGCGAGTACGCTGGTCGTCTGTCCAAAGTGGAGGCTGAGAGGCAGACCCTCGCGGAGACGGTGACCGCAGCCGAGCGGCGGGCTGCAGAGGAGAAGCTCCGGGCCGATGATCTCCAGCAGCAACTGAAAAGTTCCAAAAATGCAGCTGAGAGCGCCAAACAGGAGCTACAGGACTACAAACACAAAGCTTCACGCATCCTGCAG TCCAAAGAGAAGTTGATCAGCAGCCTGAAGGAAGGATCCGGTCTGGACACTCTGGACGGCAGCGGGGCGATGTCTCTGGAGCTGGAGGATCTGCGTCACGATAAGGAACTGCAGAGGGAGGAGATCCAGAAGCTGCAGGGACAAGTGCACACACTGCGGATAGAAATCCAG GATTTGGAGAATCAGGGTCTCACAGAAGCAGAGACCTGGAGGGAGCAGCAGGTGCAGTTAGAGGAGCAACAGGCTGCACAGCACAGAGCTAAGCAGGAGGTGGAGGCTGAGATGGAGCGCTACAAACAG GAGCTGCAGTACGTGGAGGAGGAGCAACATCGAGCAAAAGCCACCCTGCAGAGCAGAGTCAAGGACCGGGAAGATGAAATCCAGAAACTCAGGAACCAG TTGACCAACAAGACTCTCAGCAACAGCCAGGCGGAGCTGGAGAACCGTCTCCACCAGCTGACGGAGACCCTGATCCAGAAGCAGACCATGCTGGAGGCTCTGGGCACAGAGAAGAGCTCTCTGGTCTTCCAGCTGGAGCGTCTGGAGCAGCAGCTGAAGAACGCTCAGGGGGGGCAGAGCGGAGGGCAGGCCATCAACATGAGCGGTCTGGAGGGAGCAG GGGCGCGACAGAGAAGCACTCCGGTCCTGTTCAGCGATCAGGACGCTCCAGGCATGTACGGACAAGTACGCAAGGCAGCCAGCACCATCGACCGCTTCAG CATCAGACTCGGGATCTTCCTGCGGCGTTACCCGATGGCCAGAATATTCGTCATCCTGTACATG GCGATCCTGCACCTGTGGGTCATGATAGTCCTCCTGACCTACACACCAGAGATGCATCACAATCATCCTGACGGGAGATGA
- the trip11 gene encoding thyroid receptor-interacting protein 11 — protein sequence MTSWLGGIGSGLGQSLGQVGGSLTSLSGQISNFTKDMLLEGVEEVGDAATELQVSNSRLAEVEAAFGSQKSEHERLKKLYAELEEKHEASEIQIKGQSAEYRSLLQQKDVEISHLKARQNGLQEEFQKLQQSAQSASGGPAMLPVTTSASSTTSSSVSSYLSRPSGAHQGFHGDEMDFSDVLWSQQEINRLSSEVMRLESEVAHWRRMSQASSAAGGGNGDQSEILKLQRTIKGLREEMSSEVDEHQHELAALQDAQRQKLADITRRHREELAEYEERIEELEEQMQSGGGRAASSSDASKLVDLQRTVSSLQADTDKHEKQVTEASAQLEEAQQKQASLQLEKEEVQEENAELLQNYTRLQASVVELQTRVQEQEGKALQKAQLDHEIQVLRKNLTDAESEIERLRNLSEGEPKEEVEHADILELNTIIGTLRQEKETIEEEKLNLQERLKEAEEQALSSKEAESSDPEALEDLKAELQRRETALRNTEEERDTLMSELEELDRQNQEATQHMISVKEQLSLQLKESETELNRLTAELDSTKDKKKALERELEGQQEKMSQSAFTLNDLHMSKQQLEATVKELRDKLGQAHEQSRDTRRDVTELRRTLQEREEQLSAAKAELDQTGQRGTEAQGTEDQLAGKERELSELRREVEELRSSTEKVMGEDYELKMENRRLKAESEDANRQAKEGHVGLNRTVREKDTRIEALKLEKNQLEAELRQAESTLTEQAKQYQQTIEELTRARSMDASALQTEHERAIKLNQEKDMEISQLKRDVEQLASDHRDTNEMLSITVAGQKQLTDLLQEKDIFMDTLKQNASDLQAEMEDSISVATKEAESLRQALEEKDRQLGGMKEENSHLKEEIDRLRDQQSRPQPLSEPRTLDIITELETEITQLKSSRNRVEEEVQTLRRATEEQQASLLQSQQSLQAQQSELEQAHARNQQTTLNYDRLIHARDEEISRLQQLSEGRGRADSPPVQGDVILQEEKTQTLNQENGNEKHDLSKVEIEKLVRGIKEKETEISQLNEKNLILTKQLDQLVVSRDEVGKLSQMIRQKDLEIQALHARVSLGGNSSQDVLFLQQQLQAYAVEREQVLAVLNEKTRENSQLRSDYHRLMDIMAGKEAALLKLQQENQRLFNMSDPSGSQEMFKETIQNLSRIIREKDIEIDALTQKCQTLVTVLQASGSESGPGSGGVSSNQFEELLQERDTLKQQVKKMEEWKQQVITTVKNMQHESAQLQEELIKLQGQVSEDSDCSSKLSVDYTRLIQSYEQKERRLGTLSQELAHVQQTITQLSSTKDVLLGKLDSVAQTPEVVAAQSSGPLLQAGAPSGPLLRAEAPSGPASDVETLQEEIVRLRAQLAERENTIRTIQENNHRLSNSASASEMEQRSQAEEVRQIRERLETLQRSVREKDLLIKTKGDQLSQVSESLRNRENDNEVLKQAVTNLKERALILELDARKLKEENEMVASRSREKESEFRALQETNMQVSLLLREKEFELSAVSEKSATVERMLKDKEQGKSGELNQLLNELKSMQDKAVAFQQERDQVMMALKQKQMETTAVQTELQHMRDKEQRLNLELERLRNHLLEIEESYTREALSAEDRETELRRRVAMLDEKLASSSSAVEKSSQQASMQVESLQEQLSGAVKQRDEALIRLRTSQEQVNQYAVSLSNLQMVLEQFQQEEKAMYSSELEKHKKEKEEWRRKAERVEDQASSLQINLDEANAALDSASRLTDQLDLKEEQLEELKNQMEVRQEMLEEAQRKLMNLLNSTEGKIDKVLMRNLFLGYFHTPKTKRADVLRLMGSVLGLTREDVDKMLEDDGRHGVTGWMSSWLGGRGAQSVPNTPQRPTSGPGLNTSFSEMFVKFLEIESTPSLPAPKLSVFDIKPLSAPPSRRTTGAASSAALGAAAIGRRPGDSNPFLAPRSAAVPLMSGSGSGGSGGGHLLMKPISDALPTFTPVPVSAEASAGAVLKDLLKQ from the exons ATGACATCGTGGCTGGGTGGGATCGGCTCCGGCCTGGGTCAGTCCCTGGGCCAGGTCGGAGGGAGCCTGACCTCTCTATCGGGACAGATCTCCAACTTTACCAAAGACATGCTGCTGGAAGGGGTGGAGGAAGTAGGag ATGCTgccacagagctgcaggtgtCCAATTCCAGGTTGGCTGAAGTGGAAGCTGCGTTCGGCTCGCAGAAATCTGAG CACGAGCGATTAAAGAAGCTTTatgcagagctggaggagaagcaTGAGGCGTCTGAGATCCAGATTAAAGGACAGTCCGCAGAGTACAGATCcctgctgcagcagaaagaC GTGGAGATCAGTCACCTGAAAGCTCGGCAGAACGGACTCCAGGAAGAATTCCAGAAGCTGCAGCAGTCGGCTCAGTCGGCGTCCGGCGGTCCCGCGATGCTCCCCGTCACCACCTCCGCCTCGTCCACCACCTCCTCGTCCGTCTCCTCGTACCTGTCCCGGCCCTCGGGGGCCCACCAGGGCTTCCACGGCGATGAAATGGACTTCAGCGACGTCCTCTGGTCGCAGCAGGAGATCAACCGGCTGTCGTCTGAAGTCATGCGTCTGGAGTCGGAGGTGGCTCACTGGAGGAGGATGTCTCAG GCGTCCtcggctgcaggaggaggaaacgGTGACCAGAGTGAGATTCTCAAACTTCAAAGAACTATAAAG GGGCTGCGGGAGGAGATGAGCAGCGAGGTGGATGAACACCAGCATGAACTGGCCGCTCTGCAGGACGCTCAGCGGCAGAAGCTGGCCGACATCACGCGGCGGCACAGAGAGGAGCTGGCCGAGTACGAAGAGAGGatagaggagctggaggagcagatGCAGAGCG GTGGAGGCCGAGCAGCTTCCTCATCAGACGCCTCCAAACTCGTGGATCTCCAGCGGACCGTCAGCTCCCTGCAGGCTGACACGGACAAACACGAGAAGCAGGTGACGGAGGCGTCCGCACAGCTGGAGGAGGCGCAGCAGAAACAGGCCTCGCTGCAGCTGGAGAAGGAGGAAGTCCAGGAGGAGAACGCCGAGCTGCTGCAGAACTACACACGGCTGCAGGCCTCCGTGGTGGAGCTTCAGACCCGGGTCCAGGAGCAGGAGGGGAAGGCTCTGCAGAAAGCTCAGCTGGACCACGAGATCCAAGTGCTGAGGAAAAACCTCACAG ACGCAGAATCAGAAATAGAGAGACTGAGAAACCTGTCGGAG GGGGAACCAAAGGAAGAGGTGGAGCATGCAGACATATTAGAGCTGAACACCATCATCGGGACGTTGAGACAAGAAAAGGAaaccatagaagaagaaaag CTCAACCTGCAGGAGAGACTGAAAGAAGCAGAGGAACAAGCACTAAGCAGTAAGGAGGCGGAGTCTTCTGATCCCGAGGCGTTGGAGGATCTGAAGGCGGAGCTCCAGAGGAGAGAGACGGCGCTGAGGAAcacggaggaggagagagacactCTGATGTCAGAGCTGGAGGAGTTAGACCGACAGAACCAGGAAGCAACGCAG CACATGATCTCAGTGAAGGAGcagctcagcctgcagctgAAGGAGTCAGAGACCGAACTGAACAGACTGACCGCAGAGCTCGACTCCACCAAAGACAAGAAGAAGGCTCTGGAGCGAGAGCTGGAGGGCCAACAGGAGAAGATGAGCCAGAGCGCCTTCACCCTGAACGACCTGCACATGAGCAAACAGCAGCTGGAGGCCacggtgaaggagctcagagacaAACTGGGACAGGCACACGAGCAGAGCAGGGACACACGCCGAGACGTCACAGAGCTGAGGAGgactctgcaggagagagaggagcagctgTCTGCGGCTAAAGCTGAGCTGGATCAGACCGGGCAGAGGGGGACTGAAGCTCAGGGGACTGAAGACCAGCTGGCAGGGAAGGAGAGGGAGCTGTCAGAGCTcaggagggaggtggaggagctgaggagctCTACGGAGAAGGTGATGGGGGAGGACTACGAGTTAAAGATGGAGAACAGGAGGTTGAAGGCAGAGAGCGAGGATGCGAACAGGCAGGCGAAGGAAGGCCACGTGGGTCTGAACCGAACCGTGCGGGAGAAGGACACCCGTATCGAAGCTCTGAAGCTGGAGAAGAACCAGCTGGAGGCTGAGCTGAGGCAGGCGGAGAGCACGCTGACGGAGCAGGCGAAGCAGTACCAGCAGACCATCGAGGAGCTGACCAGAGCTCGCTCCATGGACGCCTCGGCTCTGCAGACCGAGCACGAGCGAGCCATCAAACTCAACCAAGAGAAGGACATGGAGATCtctcagctgaagagagacgtgGAGCAGCTAGCCTCCGATCACAGGGACACCAACGAGATGCTGTCCATCACGGTGGCCGGGCAGAAACAGCTGACGGAtctgctgcaggagaaagaCATCTTCATGGACACGTTGAAACAGAACGCCTCAGACCTGCAGGCGGAGATGGAGGACAGCATTTCAGTTGCAACAAAGGAGGCTGAATCTTTGAGGCAGGCGCTGGAGGAGAAGGACCGACAGCTGGGAGGCATGAAGGAGGAGAACAGTCACCTAAAGGAGGAGATCGATCGACTCAGGGACCAGCAGAGCAGACCTCAGCCTCTGTCCGAGCCCAGGACCTTAGACATCATCACAGAGCTGGAGACGGAGATCACGCAGCTCAAGTCCTCCAGAaacagagtggaggaggaggtccaGACTCTGAGGAGGGCCACGGAGGAGCAGCAGGCCTCCCTCCTTCAGTCGCAGCAGTCCCTCCAGGCTCAGCAGAGCGAGCTGGAGCAGGCGCACGCTCGCAACCAGCAGACCACGCTGAACTACGACAGACTCATCCACGCCAGAGACGAGGAGATATCAcgcctgcagcagctcagcgAGGGTCGAGGTCGAGCAGACTCTCCTCCTGTGCAGGGAGACGtcatcctgcaggaggagaaaactCAGACGCTCAATCAGGAGAACGGGAACGAGAAGCACGACCTGTCGAAGGTGGAGATCGAGAAACTGGTGAGAGGCATCAAAGAGAAGGAGACGGAGATCAGCCAGCTCAACGAGAAGAACCTCATCCTCACCAAACAGCTGGATCAGCTCGTGGTGTCTCGAGATGAAGTGGGCAAACTCTCCCAGATGATCCGGCAGAAGGATCTGGAGATCCAGGCGCTTCATGCCCGAGTGTCTTTGGGTGGAAACAGCAGTCAGGACGTCttgttcctgcagcagcagctgcaggcgTACGCGGTGGAGAGAGAGCAGGTCCTCGCCGTGCTCAACGAGAAGACCAGAGAGAACAGCCAGCTCCGCTCCGACTATCACCGCCTCATGGACATCATGGCGGGGAAGGAGGCGGCTCTGCTGAAGCTCCAGCAGGAGAACCAGCGCCTCTTCAACATGAGCGACCCCTCAGGGAGCCAGGAGATGTTCAAGGAGACCATCCAGAACCTGTCCCGCATCATCCGGGAGAAGGACATAGAGATCGATGCCTTGACCCAGAAGTGCCAAACCCTGGTGACCGTCCTGCAGGCCTCCGGGTCAGAGTCAGGACCCGGCTCCGGAGGCGTCAGCAGCAACCAGTtcgaggagctgctgcaggagagggaCACGCTGAAGCAGCAGGTGAAGaagatggaggagtggaagcAGCAGGTGATCACCACGGTGAAGAACATGCAGCACGAGTCGgctcagctgcaggaggagctgatCAAGCTGCAGGGTCAGGTGTCCGAAGACAGCGACTGCAGCTCCAAGCTGTCCGTGGACTACACGCGTCTGATCCAGAGCTACgagcagaaggagaggaggctGGGGACTCTGAGTCAGGAGCTGGCTCACGTGCAGCAGACCATCACCCAGCTCAGCTCCACCAAAGACGTCCTGCTGGGTAAACTGGACAGCGTGGCACAGACTCCTGAAGTCGTAGCTGCTCAGTCCAGCGGACCCCTTCTCCAAGCTGGAGCCCCGAGCGGACCTCTTCTCAGGGCTGAAGCTCCCAGTGGACCGGCGTCTGATGTTGAGACGCTGCAGGAGGAAATTGTGAGATTGCGAGCTCAGCTggctgagagagaaaacacaatcaGGACAATCCAGGAGAACAACCACCGCCTCTCTAACTCGGCGTCCGCCTCCGAGATGGAGCAGAGGAGTCAAGCCGAGGAGGTCCGGCAGATCAGAGAGAGACTGGAGACCCTGCAGAGGTCCGTGAGGGAGAAAGACCTGCTCATCAAAACCAAAGGAGACCAGCTGAGTCAGGTCAGCGAGTCGCTACGGAACCGCGAGAACGACAACGAGGTGCTGAAGCAGGCGGTGACCAACCTGAAGGAGCGGGCGCTGATTCTGGAGCTGGACGCCAGGAAGCTGAAGGAGGAGAACGAGATGGTGGCCTCGCGCTCGAGGGAGAAGGAGTCGGAGTTCAGAGCGCTGCAGGAAACCAACATGCAGgtttctctgctgctgaggGAGAAGGAGTTCGAGCTGAGCGCCGTGAGCGAGAAGTCTGCGACCGTGGAGAGGATGCTCAAAGACAAAGAGCAG GGGAAGTCGGGCGAGCTGAACCAGCTCCTGAACGAACTCAAGTCCATGCAGGATAAAGCCGTGGCCTTCCAGCAGGAGAGGGATCAGGTGATGATGGCGCTGAAGCAGAAACAAATGGAGACGACTGCAGTTCAAACCGAG CTTCAGCACATGAGGGACAAAGAGCAGCGTCTCAACCTGGAGCTGGAGAGGCTGCGAAATCACCTCCTGGAGATCGAGGAGTCGTACACCAGAGAGGCTCTTTCTGCAGAGGATAGAGAGACGGagctgaggaggagggtggCGATGCTCGACGAGAAGCTGGCTTCGTCTTCGAGCGCCGTGGAGAAGTCAAG CCAACAGGCCAGCATGCAGGTGGAGTCCCTGCAGGAGCAGCTGAGCGGAGCGGTGAAGCAGAGGGACGAGGCTCTGATTCGTCTCAGGACCTCACAGGAGCAGGTCAACCAGTACGCAGTGTCGCTCTCCAACCTGCAGATGGTGCTGGAGCAGTTTCAACAAG AGGAGAAAGCCATGTACTCTTCAGAGCTGGAGAagcacaaaaaggaaaaagaggagtggaggaggaaagcAGAGCGGGTGGAAGACCAGGCGTCTTCACTTCAG ATAAACCTCGATGAAGCCAACGCAGCTCTGGACTCAGCGTCTCGTCTCACTGATCAGCTCGACCTGAAGGAGGAGCAactggaggagctgaagaatCAAA TGGAGGTGAGGCAGGAGATGCTGGAGGAGGCTCAGAGGAAGCTGATGAACCTCCTGAACAGCACAGAGGGGAAGATAGACAA aGTCCTGATGCGAAACCTGTTCTTGGGATACTTCCACACACCCAAAACAAAGCGTGCGGACGTGCTGAGGCTCATGGGAAGTGTTCTGGGTCTGACCCGGGAAGACGTGGATAAG